From one Syntrophales bacterium genomic stretch:
- a CDS encoding acyl-CoA dehydrogenase family protein → MNFDLTEDQRMIQETARNFAKTELEPVAAKMDEEGDRDTFLKNLRKLAELGMMGINVKAEYGGSEAGVIAFSLAITEIARACASTAVTMSVTNMVCEVIQAVGTEEQKRKYIPKMCSGEYYAGGFGLTEPTAGSDAAGVRCTAVLDGNEWVLNGNKIFITSGEYAGVFVVWAVTDKSAPKGKGISTFLVENGTKGFTIGRAEHKMGQHASATNELIFEDCRIPKDALLGELNGGLRIALGELSGGRIGIGSLALGVGQAAIEYATRYAVERRQFDQPISNFQAIQWMIAESHTELEAARLLLLYAAFLKEKGRPFARQASMAKYYATEAAERACYNAIQICGGYGYTKEFPVERYYRDVRVTSIYEGTNQIQRLIIARDILSSIK, encoded by the coding sequence ATGAATTTCGACTTAACAGAAGATCAACGCATGATTCAGGAAACAGCTCGTAACTTTGCGAAAACGGAGCTGGAGCCAGTTGCTGCAAAGATGGACGAAGAAGGTGACCGGGATACATTTTTAAAAAACCTCAGAAAGCTAGCAGAACTGGGAATGATGGGCATCAACGTAAAGGCTGAATACGGTGGATCTGAAGCAGGAGTCATTGCTTTCAGCCTTGCAATTACGGAAATTGCCCGGGCCTGTGCATCCACAGCAGTTACCATGTCCGTGACGAACATGGTTTGTGAAGTCATCCAGGCTGTAGGAACGGAGGAGCAGAAACGTAAATACATTCCAAAAATGTGTTCCGGTGAGTATTACGCTGGAGGCTTCGGACTTACAGAACCTACAGCAGGCTCCGACGCAGCGGGAGTCCGTTGTACAGCCGTACTCGACGGAAATGAATGGGTATTAAACGGGAATAAAATCTTCATTACCAGTGGCGAATACGCAGGTGTATTCGTGGTCTGGGCTGTAACGGACAAATCTGCTCCAAAAGGCAAAGGCATTTCCACATTCCTCGTTGAAAACGGCACGAAAGGATTCACAATAGGTAGGGCGGAACACAAAATGGGACAGCATGCCTCTGCCACAAACGAACTGATCTTCGAGGATTGCCGAATTCCTAAAGATGCCTTATTGGGGGAGTTAAACGGTGGATTACGAATCGCACTAGGTGAACTTTCCGGGGGTAGAATAGGCATAGGTTCCCTTGCGCTCGGTGTGGGTCAGGCCGCTATTGAATACGCCACACGTTACGCCGTGGAAAGAAGGCAGTTCGATCAGCCAATCAGCAATTTCCAAGCCATCCAGTGGATGATAGCTGAATCCCATACAGAGCTCGAGGCGGCAAGATTGCTCCTCCTTTACGCTGCTTTCCTTAAAGAAAAGGGGAGACCATTTGCCAGACAGGCTTCTATGGCAAAATACTACGCTACTGAGGCAGCAGAAAGGGCATGCTACAACGCCATCCAGATCTGCGGCGGATATGGGTACACAAAGGAATTTCCTGTGGAAAGGTATTACAGAGATGTGAGGGTTACGTCCATCTACGAAGGTACCAACCAGATTCAAAGACTCATTATTGCCCGTGATATTCTGAGTAGTATAAAATAA